A region of the Mytilus galloprovincialis chromosome 1, xbMytGall1.hap1.1, whole genome shotgun sequence genome:
ctttttttattcaaacaaacaTGCGATTGTGTATACAGTTGGACTTTATTTACcaataaatacatcataaaattgagaatggaaaatggAAAATTTTACTAAGATGAGGTTGAGATCATATTACAAGTAGAAAAAGCTTCAAATTGTTAAAAAGGTCCAGGCAAAGTCATTTGAACTAGAAAAACCGAGATCTGTGGCTGTCGACCAAGTCCTCTTTACATGGTGTAGGGTCCTTGCTGATGTTTCTCGGCAGCGTGAGGGACTTCAGTTGGTGTAACGTTTTCTTCTTGGTTCCTTCCTGTTGGTTTTTGATGGCAGAGTGCAAGATATCTGTCTTGAAGTCATATTCTTTCTTTTCGTACACTTTACGAGCGGTCCATCTACCAGTGCTTTTTGGACACCGAGTCGTGAAGGACAGCATACCATTGGCGCCAGTCTTTTGCTTCCTTCCGATATTGACATTGTTGTCTACGACAGCTAGCTGAGTTCTGGCAACCATGGATGGGTAGTCAAATTCCAGGCGTTTTGGGCAGTATTTTAACATCATAGAATGATATGTCTCTAACGATCCAGTGTGGCAAAACCGATCTAAGTGACGAATATCTCGCAGAATCAGTTTGTTGGTGATCACCTTCTCCAAGGCTTCGTAGGCGGGACTGTCTTTAGGTAACCATTTCTTTATTCTTATAGCATTCGCGCTCAATGGAGGATGTCCACATTTGGTTACTAGCTTTCCTGGAAATGTGTGTCTGTTTGAAATGTGGTATAACAAGCTGGTCCACGTCTCTTCTAGCTTATCTGGGTTACCTTTAGCTTCTCTGGAGCACCACCAGACATGGTTGCATATAGATGGAATCCATGGTTTCACTTCTGTTAGTAACTTCTTTGGTTTTATGGCGAGGATCTTCTTCTTTACAGACTTGGATAAGTGCCATACATCAAACTGGTGGTTTTTATCGCTGTGGTCTGTTGCCATTGCCTTCCGTATCTGCACGTGCCTGTCCGTTACAACTACATCAACAGCAAGATTTGCATCTTCAATATTACTTAGGGAGCGCTGAAAACCTATCAACTCCATCCTTGTAGACGATGTTGTCTCGTTGACCTGGACTAGACTGAAATCTGGAATGACCCCTGTTAGTGTGTCCATGAAAGTGTAGGTGCAATATTTTGCTGAGTAGCCAGGACTGTCACAACGGCCATCTCCACCAAGGACAAGCTGTTTACCCTGAAGTTGCTGAAGAACAACTTCTCGTTGCAGGCTGTAATAATGGTCTATGGCTGGGATGGCTATATCCTTCTGTATACTATAGTACTGTGTTTGTCCAATAAACTTCAAGGATAGAATGTCTGCAAAGTGGGAAATCCTTGAGAAGGTTTCTCCAGACAAGATGATAGCAGTTGCGACCATTAAATTACCAGCAGGTTTACTATTGACTAACGGTTGGGACTCCCAAGATGATTGGTGAACTCTCATACACAGAAATTTGACTTTCATGGCCGTACCATTATATAAAATCGTTGACTCGTCAGAAAATATAGGCTCCCCACATTCTGTGCATACAACTCTTGAAAAAAGTGCCCTCAAGCAGCTCTCGAAAGCAATGATCTTTGGCTCTGTGGTGATATGTTGGGAGTCTGGAGAGGTTGACTGGTTGGAGTCGTGGGATTCGTCACTTGGAACATACGAACAGTCACTGTCTGTTTTGTCTGGACTGGGTGGTGGTGAAGGTGTGGATGCATCTGATGTGTCCTGGTCTTTCTTTGGTGAGCTAATAAACGCTGTATCCAATGGTTGTGCTGGGATTACAGGCATCTGGAGGTAGCTGTTGTTAGTCATAGATGTCCCAATGTCTGAGTCAGTCTGAAGTTGTGAAGGTGTTAAAGTCTGCACACTGACGTCCACCATTAACGGTTTTGACTGGAAAGGAAAGGGTtgagaataaaataataatatgcgTTTCAGTGATACAAAAACTGGTTTCAATATAAATGgtgaaaaaattaatacaaatcaTCGACTTTCGTGAatccttttataaattattttcgtgtatcaagatttttttttaagtctctTAATTTGTCATACCGGTACTTTGAAAAGTAAATCTAATTTTCTATAATTAACAATCTATAAGTAAGACAACGgattgcaggggcggatccagcaattataaaaagggggggggggggtcctaacataggacaaaggggggggggggtccaattatatgtccccattcaaatgcattgatcgtccaaaaaaagggaggttccaacccccggaaaccccctctggatccgcaccTGAATTGTATCATACAAGAAGGGGGCTGTTCCAGTCATGCCTATGTGATTCCCAATATACCCAAATAACTATTTCTTTCCCACACAAATAGGGGGGTGGGTACAGACCCCCCAGGATCGTCCATGTTTCTGCAGAAGTCTCCTCCCATAACAAAATATTGACCTCGTAGAATTTAGCaataagaataaaacaaatgataCTTACAGGTCTTCCAATATTTTCCTGTTCAGCTTTCTCCCCTTGTCTTATTTTCTTCTTTGGAATGTtgttttctaaagaaaaaaaagtcaTGGTTTAGTTACATAgttgttaatgagacaacaacAAACATTTGTCAAGTAACTTTTCGCGTGATATAATTTATAAACCTGAAAAAAGAACACCTCAGCTCAACATCTCAGAAGAATAATGCCTTTCAACATTTACTACTTAGAAACTTAATAAAATGAAGGTTGGTTTAAGTCGGTTGGTTTAAGTCATAACTTTTACAGTATGCAGGTGGAATCGCACGAAAGTGTTATATGTACTTGCAAAATCCAAAGATGTAAACCATGTCAAGACAACAAGCCTTGCTTTCGGTTGTGTTCTCATCGACTGGGCAAAGTCAATTTTATGTCACAcattaaaaaacttttaaattactGGAATATTAAAACCATCTTTTTATCAATAGTTACTGTAGGTTTTTCTCTCGTGTCTGCAATAAGAAAATAGTGTATGCTATTCACTAGTTATGAAAACATTTTACCGGTGAAGTCTAAgtaacaattatttttaaaagttacttAAAGAATGGAGTATCCTGGTTATAACATCATCGGTACATGTATAACTATTCTGATCTATGTTGTTGCTAAAAGTGTCTGATTAGCCAGTTTATAATAATAAGGATATATATATGCTTACCTTTGCATTCAGTCAAAGCTGAATTCCACTTGTCCTCCTTGGCCACATTGTCTAATGGTACTGGAATCTGAAAGAGTTGAAACATTATTAGGAGTGtactaaaataaaaaagttttctACTCTGGAGTGCTTTTCTATGTTTCGCTGAAGAAATAtggtaaaacaaattatttttcttgCCAATCTCGAAGATTAGAAAATGTGTCATCAGTAAACCATCAACAGTTTCCATCTTCAGTAAACGTCTGATTGGGACCAACTCAATTTCGGCATGCACATTATAGTCTTTAGGAGAACCATGCTACATGTATAAGGTATATCTGTTCGAATTTTCAGGCTTATATGACTCATAATTTACAACAGATTATTTTGatcattttataaatagatttgaGAAGATGGACGGACAGGAGGACACATTGACCATAAAAAAATAGTACCCCAGACCTGTAATATTGTAGGCTGGACATTATTATCAATTGCCTTTATCCACCTTTTTTAAGTTCAtgttagatgtatagttaaacaaatctttatccttcaatactgagaaaaaataacaTAGATTGTCCAAAACATTCTTTTGATTGTATTTAATTACTTCAAACTTTTATTGTTAACTACTTCTTATATATCCATTCTCAGTGATAAAATTGTGTTCTTATTTCAAATGTGTCAATTTAGTCAATactcgtttttatttttttataacatcaaACATTGTGGAAAAAAATCAGTACTGTTCAACTTTTTACCTGGTTCAATACTCTTTTTCTTGTCTGCAGGTTACTGTCCTCCCTGGTGTCTTGATTACAAGCAAACACTGTTGGCACAGCGTCTGACCTTAGTCTAGGGCGTCTATTGGTAAAGCCAAGAAGCCTGCCCtgaaatataatgatttattGTAAATTCCAATTTTTGGCTCCTAACTTTGTTATATACCGCATTTATTTTAGCACAAAGGGCTCCAACATTTGTGGAGTAAAACAGGTGGCAAATTTCTCTGTGAGACACAGTAAGTTGAAAAGGTGCGAACAATTGTTCAATAGAAACCAATTTTTGTaattgacaaaacaaaataatcgACCTAATTTCCTTTCTGTTCATTTTTAAGAGTAACGAAAGTTTCATACGAATAAAATTTATACAAACTCAAATTGGAATATACTTTTATAGCTAAAATATACttctaacatttaaaaaaaaaatgttatgcatACACTTAAAAAATCTGAAATGTGTAAAATAAGATGACCTTAGAATAAACATGTTAGATGTGAATTGAAACTTAGATTATACGAGTTTCTTATATACTATGTTCTTAATTTTGTCATTCTTTTTTAAAGGGAGACGGATTTAAATAAGTTCTTtttgtttccgaatccctgtatttatattgtataatcaTATTTCAGGCACTTCTtgaatataatattgttaaaactaAGAAGGCGAGAAATTTAAAATGAATGATCACACAGAAGAGCAACACCCGCACctgcttttttttaattgaatgttctTCGGTGAACTCTTTctctccccccccccaaaaaaaaatcaaaaaaaaaatctgtcgtCTACTAACTACGTGTATTTATGGGTTTTCTTTGGGGGGCATGGTCATTCAAAGGAAATCTAAAAACATTTTTACGTCATAAGGACCACTGGATGGTCTGAATACCTAGTAATTGTTTTCAATACATAGTTGCTCTCTGTCAGTTATAGAATCTAGAAGTACGCAAAAAAGGACATCAAACATTACggatttacactagtaatttttgggaccctttatatcttgctgttcggtatgagccaagctccgtgttgaaagccatACCTTGCTCATAATAGTTTTCAtcaataaattgttacttggagggaaagttttctcattgacactcataccacatcttcgtataatTATTAGTTGTCCTAGATATgccacttttttttaatttatatatttttaatttttttacttttcaactTGAGTTAGGTCTCATGATAATTTGACCATTTTAATGCAAAAGGTATACTATATATATGTGACATTTTATCCGTGACTTTTTCAGCATTTATAACTTGCAAGGCCAAATTTGTCTTTATGCATCAAGGatttaatattttccactgaacaaaataaaactattacatacattaatttcttgtaaaattataaaaagtgcTTTGCGTATTCTAAAGCTGTGCGCAAACGTAATGATAATGCACTCACACGTATAAATGCACCGATTAAAACTATCGAAGTAGCTTAGGGGTTCATAGAAATATTTTCCCCTTTCAatgatttttaaactttaaatttccattcaacaatttatttatcattataaagATACGGAAATATACATATAATCtacaattaattaatattaacGTGACGATAAGCAGATAAGTGCTGCATTACTTTATATCTGCATTTTTTGCAAACGCCAAAAAAAGCGCCGTATTTGCGTCAAAAATGACTCCGCAATTAAGACATATTTCTTATCCAAAAATTTACAAAGgtcatgtttataaattatatgtttttttttcttattataaaaaaaaaacaggtggaCTTATGATTTCAAACAACGTTTATTAATTTTTTCAGGCACAGAAATATACTGACCACCGGATGTTTATAACAACTGGTAGTTTAAGTTTTATACAATGAATGTTACCTGTGCACACCTGGCATTCAATAAAGAGGCCATGCCGGGACATGTATTACATAACTGTGTATTACATATTTTAAGTCGACAGGATGTCACTGGAATATCTAACTGAATCTGTCGTTCTGACACGACCTCCATCAAAATTTTTAACTTAGTCTGAAATGCCAACATCAAGTCGCGGGGAAGCcgacaaatgtataaaaaaatgtagcaaatagagaaaaaaaaataattttacaacatACTAGGGTCACACGTTTAACTGTTAAACGCAACATTATAAGTGTCCATTTTACATCGATCCCGTATcaatttatattatgtaaatcttacttgatttttttttaataaaacacaccatataaaagaaaaaacaatgaGATGTCCAATATTCCGAAATACACATATAAATAACCTGGGAATATTTAATTTATACTATATCAACATATTAATTTATGTTCCAGCTAAAATATTTTTCCGTGTCAATATCACTGACAATAAAACAATATCGTATACATTTAACAATTATTGTATCTTTTCATACATAACTATTCTTTATATATACCGTATAACTGGCATATAACCTGATATACCAATACactatatataacaaaaaaggtATTAATCTTGCAACTTTATTAATTGAAAACATTATCTATACTAAATACGAAACTCTTTACATACACCAATGCACTTTGTATAAAACAGACATTCTAATGAATCTTTTCCGAGTCAGTGGCTGTTACAAAATACTGAAAATGCATTACTTGTAATTGAATCTTTATTTCCTtaccatagattttttttttcaatcaacgTGATCTCATCATATAAAGATTTGATAacattatatctatctataactGCAAGGTTATTCTGTTATTAAAATAGTATAATTACCATCAAATCTGTTTCGAAACAACTTTTCTCGAAATGGTCTTCACACACTAACTTGTGCTTGCTAAAGATGAAACTATTTGATGTAAGGTTAAGGTTGCACAACCATGCTTGATATAACTCTTTCTTTTTTGTGGGGTCTGGAAAACGATGAAGACTTTTGCCGTAACCTTGTCGGACAGAACAACCGTACACTTGACAAGACATTTTGACACTGAAGGACAACTGCACGGCAATCTCCGATTGATGACGGGAGATTTTAACGAACGGTCCGTTGAATCCCCGATTCATTTGAAACTTTGCGGTTTTTGTATAAACCGTGATATCACATGACTTTTCACATCGGGGATGCCGGCAAGATGGCGTCATGTCAAAAACTGATAGTAAATTTCAGAAATCAATTTTGAACTCTTTAAATAGAgaataaaacttttatatttatgAGAATGGGATTTTTTATGCTTAAAGAACaacatatcaattttttatttttttgcgaagtttccctttaataaaaaaatttatgagaaaagagatgatttttcatttcctatcgttaattatccatttttagatggtgacgttcccttgtcaccatcttatggtgattatatatctcaacttgtacgattcgctcatgtatgtaacaacgtattagattttagcgagagaaatttatgtattactgaaaaattattacacaagggttttcgatatcacaaactagtcaaaacatttactcaattttatcatcagtataaggaaataattcgtaaatatcactcaacatgcagacatcttatacgttctgGTATTTcaaatccaatcttttatggtaatattctttacaacgcactaaaatgtcagtattcaccacaaaagcttacaaaacctttaaacagacttattaagaagggatatagttacgatactgttgtcaggtcattaaagattgcatattttggctttaatattgattcacttatagggtctttgcatcggaactaaagtaaacacatttatttttaaaaaacagttgttggcatgacacgggttatgttcttctcgtatattttatgatagtatgatactaaacccctaacgagagggattgtgcctgatattcatatgatgaagacataatctttcaatcagtttaattgaggtctggagatggcatgtcagttaactgctagtagtt
Encoded here:
- the LOC143053124 gene encoding uncharacterized protein LOC143053124 — translated: MVDVSVQTLTPSQLQTDSDIGTSMTNNSYLQMPVIPAQPLDTAFISSPKKDQDTSDASTPSPPPSPDKTDSDCSYVPSDESHDSNQSTSPDSQHITTEPKIIAFESCLRALFSRVVCTECGEPIFSDESTILYNGTAMKVKFLCMRVHQSSWESQPLVNSKPAGNLMVATAIILSGETFSRISHFADILSLKFIGQTQYYSIQKDIAIPAIDHYYSLQREVVLQQLQGKQLVLGGDGRCDSPGYSAKYCTYTFMDTLTGVIPDFSLVQVNETTSSTRMELIGFQRSLSNIEDANLAVDVVVTDRHVQIRKAMATDHSDKNHQFDVWHLSKSVKKKILAIKPKKLLTEVKPWIPSICNHVWWCSREAKGNPDKLEETWTSLLYHISNRHTFPGKLVTKCGHPPLSANAIRIKKWLPKDSPAYEALEKVITNKLILRDIRHLDRFCHTGSLETYHSMMLKYCPKRLEFDYPSMVARTQLAVVDNNVNIGRKQKTGANGMLSFTTRCPKSTGRWTARKVYEKKEYDFKTDILHSAIKNQQEGTKKKTLHQLKSLTLPRNISKDPTPCKEDLVDSHRSRFF